The following proteins are co-located in the Nocardia bhagyanarayanae genome:
- a CDS encoding heat shock protein transcriptional repressor HspR codes for MSTDPKKASGGSRAEFFMISVAAQLAGMHAQTLRTYDRLGLVTPQRTSGGGRRYSARDVELLREVQRLSQDEGVNLAGIKRIIELTNQVEELREQLAETRAEVERLRAGYRPDLSPPQRSTALVVWKPRNKR; via the coding sequence ATGTCCACTGATCCGAAGAAGGCGTCCGGTGGGTCGCGAGCCGAGTTCTTCATGATCTCGGTCGCGGCCCAGCTGGCGGGCATGCACGCGCAGACCCTGCGCACCTATGACCGCCTGGGACTCGTGACGCCGCAACGCACTTCGGGTGGCGGGCGACGTTATTCGGCGCGGGACGTCGAGCTGCTGCGCGAAGTGCAGCGGCTGTCCCAAGACGAGGGCGTGAACCTGGCGGGCATCAAACGCATCATCGAACTGACCAATCAGGTCGAGGAATTGCGCGAGCAACTCGCCGAGACGCGTGCGGAGGTGGAGCGGCTGCGAGCGGGCTACCGTCCGGATCTCTCGCCGCCGCAACGCAGTACGGCGTTGGTGGTGTGGAAGCCACGTAATAAGCGCTGA